One part of the Burkholderia latens genome encodes these proteins:
- a CDS encoding LysR family transcriptional regulator, translating to MKLSFEALEALDAIDRTGTFAEAAELLHRVPSALTYLVQKLESDLGVMLFDRSGRRAKLTHAGRIVVEEGRRLLRAAEQLEVKAQRAQEGWETEVRICIDEILPFDALWPFVHRFYALEMGTRLRLSTEVLGGTWDALISRRADLVVGAAGEPPELPNIIARPIGSLKHIFAVAPSHPLAALPEPLSRTSVVQYRGAVISDTSRELQPQSVAIDAGQPYLAVPTLAAKLDAQCEGLAVGTLPECIAARAIADGKLVARRVTGMRDTTHCYLAWRSDEAGRALHWWVEQLDRPDLVDCFTKPA from the coding sequence ATGAAGCTGTCATTCGAAGCGCTCGAAGCGCTGGATGCGATCGACCGGACCGGAACGTTCGCCGAAGCCGCGGAACTGCTGCACCGCGTGCCGTCCGCACTCACCTATCTCGTTCAAAAACTGGAAAGCGATCTCGGCGTGATGCTGTTCGATCGCAGCGGACGGCGCGCGAAGCTCACGCATGCCGGCCGCATCGTCGTCGAGGAGGGCCGGCGCTTGCTGCGCGCGGCCGAACAACTCGAGGTGAAGGCGCAGCGCGCGCAGGAAGGCTGGGAAACCGAGGTACGCATCTGTATCGACGAGATTCTGCCGTTCGATGCGTTGTGGCCGTTCGTACACCGCTTCTATGCACTCGAGATGGGCACGCGGCTGCGGCTGTCGACCGAAGTGCTCGGCGGCACGTGGGATGCGCTGATCTCGCGCCGTGCGGATCTCGTCGTCGGTGCCGCAGGCGAGCCGCCGGAACTGCCGAACATCATCGCGCGACCGATCGGCTCGCTGAAGCACATCTTCGCGGTCGCGCCGAGCCATCCGCTCGCAGCGCTACCCGAGCCGCTTTCGAGGACGTCGGTCGTCCAGTATCGCGGCGCGGTGATCAGCGACACGTCGCGCGAGCTGCAGCCGCAGTCGGTCGCGATCGATGCGGGCCAGCCGTATCTCGCGGTGCCGACGCTTGCGGCCAAGCTGGACGCGCAATGCGAAGGGCTAGCGGTCGGCACGCTGCCGGAATGCATTGCCGCACGCGCGATCGCCGACGGCAAGCTCGTCGCTCGCCGCGTGACCGGCATGCGCGATACCACGCACTGCTATCTCGCATGGCGCAGCGACGAGGCCGGCCGCGCACTCCACTGGTGGGTCGAGCAGCTCGACCGCCCCGATCTCGTCGATTGCTTCACGAAGCCCGCCTGA